The following are encoded together in the Panicum virgatum strain AP13 chromosome 6K, P.virgatum_v5, whole genome shotgun sequence genome:
- the LOC120711586 gene encoding receptor-like serine/threonine-protein kinase SD1-8 isoform X3 codes for MSEGNGRILWRSNNKIMVRSPPATTISAEATLENTGNFILRSMGNSTILWQSFDHPADTLLPGMNLRISHKMHQVQHLISWKGPQDPSPGPFSYGADPNSFLQRFIWNSTRPHHRSPVWTSYFLLGSYMDNLHPTIYMAVHRGDDDEVYMSFGTPIDSVSLLIRMEISYTGKANILSWNNNMSAWTALYTQPAHECNLYAYCGPYGYCDNSEIIPTCKCLDGFEPNDEEAWINGRFLEGCHRKKALRCSGGDDFLTLPGMKVPDNFLFIGNKSFDECTEECRSNCSCVAYAYANMSTRAIDGDDTRCLIWTGMLIDMEKCSEGGENLYIRTKKISGSMLTTNILEIVLPVLAALLALICIVLVWICWFRGKQGSKEICTMLMLGDRGSTYELADRKIDLPLISFREVATATQNFSDSAILGRGGFGTVYKGTLGDKDIAVKRLCKGSGQGVVEFKNEAALITKLQHRNLVKLLGCCNDKDEKLLIYEYLPNNSLDAFLFNAARKSLLDWPTRFEIIKGIARGLLYLHQDSSLTIIHRDLKAGNVLLDAEMKPKISDFGTARIFGIDEQQSNTNRVVGTYGYMSPEYALEGTISLKSDVYSFGVLLLEVVSGLKISAAGPVTGAPNLIARAWGLWKDGNLRDLVDSSIVESCSLDEVLRCIHIGLLLVQDDPNARPLMSWVVSSLDNNDIELPQPSEPLCIARRNYRTGEAGESYVSDMSLGALEGR; via the exons TCCTCCGGTCTATGGGCAACAGTACCATCCTATGGCAGAGCTTCGACCACCCAGCTGATACCCTCCTTCCTGGTATGAACCTCAGGATCAGCCACAAAATGCATCAGGTACAACACCTTATTTCCTGGAAAGGCCCACAGGATCCATCCCCTGGACCCTTCTCCTATGGCGCAGATCCCAATAGCTTCCTGCAGCGCTTCATCTGGAACAGCACAAGACCGCACCATCGAAGCCCAGTGTGGACTAGCTACTTCCTTCTTGGGAGCTACATGGACAACCTTCATCCTACAATTTACATGGCGGTACATCGCGGAGATGATGATGAGGTGTACATGTCCTTTGGCACCCCGATCGACTCCGTGTCTTTGTTGATTAGGATGGAGATAAGCTACACAGGCAAGGCAAATATACTAAGCTGGAACAACAACATGTCGGCATGGACAGCCCTGTACACACAGCCTGCACATGAGTGCAATTTGTATGCATACTGTGGTCCATACGGCTACTGTGACAACAGTGAAATAATCCCGACATGCAAGTGTCTTGATGGTTTCGAACCGAATGATGAAGAAGCCTGGATCAATGGCAgatttttggagggatgtcacCGGAAGAAGGCACTAAGGTGTAGCGGTGGAGATGATTTCTTGACCTTGCCAGGCATGAAGGTCCCTGACAATTTCCTCTTCATCGGAAACAAAAGTTTTGATGAATGCACGGAGGAATGCCGTAGCAACTGCTCCTGCGTGGCATATGCTTATGCCAACATGAGCACCAGGGCAATTGATGGGGATGACACGAGGTGCCTGATATGGACTGGGATGTTGATTGATATGGAGAAGTGCAGCGAAGGAGGGGAGAACCTATATATTCGTACCAAAAAAATAAGCG GTAGCATGCTAACAACCAACATCCTTGAAATTGTACTGCCAGTTCTGGCAGCTTTGCTGGCACTCATTTGCATAGTGCTTGTTTGGATCTGCTGGTTTAGAG GAAAACAAGGCAGCAAGGAAATCTGTACTATGCTGATGCTAGGAGACAGAGGGAGTACTTATGAACTTGCTGATAGAAAAATAGATTTGCCATTGATTAGCTTCAGGGAAGTTGCCACGGCAACACAGAATTTTTCTGATTCAGCCATACTTGGAAGAGGAGGATTTGGCACTGTTTACAAG gGAACATTGGGAGATAAGGACATTGCAGTGAAAAGGCTCTGTAAAGGTTCTGGTCAAGGGGTAGTGGAGTTCAAAAATGAAGCAGCTCTGATTACCAAGTTGCAACACAGAAACTTAGTTAAACTTCTAGGGTGCTGCAATGATAAAGATGAGAAACTACTGATCTATGAATACCTTCCTAACAATAGTTTGGATGCCTTCCTTTTCA ATGCTGCAAGAAAGTCATTGCTTGACTGGCCCACAAGATTCGAGATAATCAAAGGCATAGCTAGAGGCCTTCTATATCTTCACCAAGATTCAAGTCTGACAATAATTCATAGAGATCTCAAGGCAGGCAATGTATTGTTGGATGCTGAAATGAAGCCCAAGATATCTGATTTTGGTACAGCTAGGATCTTTGGTATCGACGAACAACAATCAAATACCAACAGAGTCGTGGGAACTTA TGGTTACATGTCGCCTGAATATGCACTAGAAGGCACCATTTCTCTCAAATCCGATGTCTACAGCTTCGGTGTGTTGCTATTGGAGGTTGTAAGTGGCTTGAAGATCAGTGCGGCTGGCCCAGTCACAGGTGCACCGAACCTTATAGCTCGT GCATGGGGCTTGTGGAAGGATGGAAACTTGCGTGATTTGGTGGACTCATCAATTGTTGAGAGCTGTTCACTAGATGAAGTTCTACGATGTATCCACATCGGTCTCCTGTTGGTGCAAGACGACCCGAATGCTCGTCCTCTTATGTCATGGGTGGTGTCAAGCTTGGATAACAATGACATTGAGCTCCCACAGCCTAGTGAGCCTCTCTGCATTGCAAGGAGAAACTACAGAACTGGTGAAGCAGGAGAAAGTTATGTAAGTGACATGAGCCTCGGAGCGCTGGAAGGGCGCTAA